In Gopherus flavomarginatus isolate rGopFla2 chromosome 1, rGopFla2.mat.asm, whole genome shotgun sequence, a single genomic region encodes these proteins:
- the LOC127048141 gene encoding olfactory receptor 52K1-like, with protein MPQEDNLSGSNSTGTDPSVFFLTGIPGLEALHLWISIPFCSVFSVTLLGNCTLLYVIKTEPSLHKPMFYFLTMLAVIDLVLSTTTMPKILSIFWFNSREISFNACLVQMFFLHSFSIMQSAVLLAMAFDRYVAICNPLRYATILTNSVIAKIGLAALTRAVLLMVPLPFLLRRLPYCRSHVISHCYCEHMAVVNLACANTKFNNIYGIVVALFIVGLDLMFISLSYVKILRAVLSLASKEKQLKALGTCGSHLCAILVVYTPVVLSSTIHRFGHQVAPHVHILMANFYLLFPPMMNPIVYGVKTKQIRDRVLLLVRGESF; from the coding sequence ATGCCACAAGAAGATAACCTGTCAGGTTCCAACAGCACAGGCACTGATCCTTCTGTGTTCTTCCTGACGGGCATCCCAGGGCTGGAAGCTCTGCacctctggatctccatccccttctgctcaGTCTTCAGCGTGACCCTTCTAGGAAACTGCACCCTCTTGTATGTTATCAAGACAGAGCCCTCCCTACACAAGCCCATGTTCTATTTCCTCACCATGCTGGCCGTGATCGATCTGGTTTTATCCACAACCACCATGCCGAAAattctgagcatcttctggtttaaTTCCAGGGAGATCAGCTTTAATGCCTGCCTGGTGCAGATGTTTTTCCTTCACTCGTTCTCCATCATGCAGTCTGCTGTGTTGCTGGCCATGGCCTTCGACAGGTATGTGGCCATCTGCAATCCCCTCAGGTATGCTACCATCCTGACCAATTCAGTGATAGCAAAGATTGGGCTGGCAGCTTTGACCCGGGCCGTTCTGCTAATGgtccccctgcccttcctcctcagGAGGTTGCCCTACTGCCGGTCCCACGTCATCTCCCATTGTTACTGTGAGCACATGGCCGTGGTCAATCTGGCCTGTGCCAACACCAAGTTCAATAACATCTATGGGATCGTTGTAGCTCTCTTCATCGTGGGGCTGGATCTAATGTTCATCTCCCTATCATATGTCAAGATCCTAAGGGCCGTCTTAAGCCTGGCATCCAAGGAAAAGCAGCTCAAGGCTTTGGGAACCTGTGGCTCCCACCTTTGTGCCATCTTAGTGGTCTACACACCAGTGGTCCTCTCCTCAACAATACACAGGTTCGGCCACCAAGTCGCCCCACATGTACACATCCTGATGGCCAATTTCTACCTCCTCTTTCCTCCCATGATGAACCCCATTGTATACGGTGTGAAAACCAAACAGATTCGTGACCGGGTGCTTCTCTTGGTCCGAGGGGAAAGCTTCTAG